A region from the Desulfoglaeba alkanexedens ALDC genome encodes:
- a CDS encoding aminotransferase class I/II-fold pyridoxal phosphate-dependent enzyme, with product MRTTFLPFSKPSISEAEIEAVAEVLRSGWITTGPKAAEFEEAFKAYCNAEGAVALCSGTAGMHLLLAAMGIGPGDEVITPSMTWVSTVNLITLAGATPVFADIERETLLVSAETVEPLITERTRLIIPVHFAGAAVDMDPLRQLSSAKNIPLVEDAAHAVGTQYRGERIGRRGTAIFSFHPIKNMTCGEGGMFCSDDPGLIEHIRRLKFHGLAKDAYDRNTQGRSPQAEVQEPGFKYNLTDMAAVLALGQLRRLDEFNRKRALLAHRYRELLANIDEIMPLAVPSYPMRHAWHLFVVRLDTKRVGMDRETFMAELKKRNIGTGIHFKAVHRQKYYHETLQLPEGALPNTEWNSDRIFSLPLFPDMTLNDVDEVVAAIKEVIA from the coding sequence ATGCGGACAACCTTTCTGCCGTTTTCCAAGCCGTCCATCAGCGAAGCCGAAATCGAGGCGGTGGCCGAGGTTCTACGTTCCGGATGGATCACCACCGGCCCCAAGGCCGCCGAATTTGAAGAGGCCTTTAAGGCATACTGCAATGCCGAAGGGGCAGTGGCGCTATGTTCCGGTACGGCCGGCATGCATCTTCTGTTGGCGGCCATGGGTATCGGTCCCGGAGACGAGGTGATCACCCCCTCCATGACCTGGGTCTCCACGGTGAATCTCATCACGCTCGCCGGAGCCACGCCGGTTTTTGCCGATATCGAACGCGAGACGCTATTGGTTTCGGCAGAAACCGTTGAACCGCTCATTACCGAACGCACCAGGCTGATCATCCCGGTGCATTTTGCAGGCGCCGCGGTGGATATGGACCCGTTGCGGCAACTGTCTTCGGCCAAAAACATTCCTTTGGTTGAGGACGCGGCCCATGCCGTCGGCACACAATACCGGGGGGAACGGATCGGCCGGCGGGGAACCGCCATCTTTTCGTTTCACCCCATCAAAAACATGACCTGCGGCGAAGGCGGGATGTTTTGTTCGGACGACCCTGGTCTTATCGAGCATATCCGGAGGTTGAAGTTTCACGGGCTTGCCAAAGACGCCTATGACCGCAACACGCAGGGGCGTTCTCCGCAGGCAGAGGTCCAGGAACCTGGATTCAAATACAATTTGACCGACATGGCGGCCGTCCTTGCCTTGGGACAATTACGCCGGCTGGACGAGTTCAATCGAAAACGGGCGCTTCTGGCGCATCGTTACCGGGAATTGTTGGCAAATATCGATGAAATCATGCCTCTCGCCGTTCCTTCCTATCCCATGCGCCACGCGTGGCACCTGTTTGTTGTCCGTCTGGACACAAAGCGGGTGGGTATGGACCGGGAAACCTTCATGGCGGAACTAAAAAAGCGCAATATCGGTACGGGTATCCATTTTAAGGCAGTGCACAGGCAGAAATATTACCACGAGACATTGCAGCTGCCTGAAGGCGCGCTGCCGAACACGGAGTGGAATTCGGATCGGATCTTTTCGCTCCCCTTGTTTCCGGACATGACCTTGAACGATGTGGATGAAGTTGTTGCGGCCATCAAGGAGGTGATCGCATGA
- a CDS encoding glycosyltransferase, which produces MNAAPDLSVVIPVYNEKENLPELIDRCLAACRRTGRDFEIILVDDGSRDGSRDLILQAADQHIEVVGVVLNRNYGQHAAVFAGLEQSRGHIVVTLDADLQNPPEEIPRLVAEMDRGVDVVGTVRENRQDSLFRRTASALVNRLVRRTTGVMMHDYGCMLRAYRRRVVEAMLQCRERSTFIPILANSFAGSTAEIPVKHALRENGESKYSFLKLISLQFDLLTSMSTFPLRLLLLLGLLIAASGIGFGVLLMVLRFAYGSQWAAEGIFTLFAVLFVFIGTQFIGMGLLGEYIGRIYDDVRRRPRFFIHEIRGNSIDDCGDLPYSGLHMMVASRANQQR; this is translated from the coding sequence ATGAATGCCGCGCCGGATCTTTCCGTGGTCATTCCGGTCTATAACGAAAAGGAGAATCTGCCGGAGCTTATTGACCGCTGTCTGGCCGCCTGCCGAAGAACCGGGCGCGATTTTGAAATCATCCTGGTGGATGACGGCAGCAGGGACGGCTCCCGTGATCTCATTCTCCAGGCCGCTGATCAACACATTGAAGTCGTCGGCGTGGTATTGAACCGCAATTACGGCCAGCATGCGGCGGTTTTTGCCGGGCTAGAGCAGAGCAGGGGCCATATCGTCGTCACGCTCGATGCGGATCTTCAGAATCCTCCCGAAGAAATCCCCAGACTGGTTGCTGAAATGGATCGCGGTGTGGATGTCGTGGGCACCGTGCGCGAAAATCGGCAGGACTCCCTATTCCGCCGCACAGCATCGGCCCTGGTCAACCGGCTCGTCCGGCGGACCACCGGGGTCATGATGCATGACTACGGCTGCATGCTCAGGGCTTACCGGCGGCGGGTCGTCGAGGCCATGCTCCAGTGCCGGGAACGCTCCACTTTTATTCCGATCCTGGCCAACAGTTTCGCAGGCAGCACCGCCGAAATACCCGTCAAACATGCCTTGCGGGAAAATGGTGAATCCAAGTACAGCTTCCTTAAACTGATTTCGCTTCAGTTCGATCTGCTCACATCCATGTCCACCTTTCCCCTGCGCTTGCTTTTATTGCTGGGGTTGCTCATCGCGGCCAGCGGCATCGGCTTCGGCGTCCTTCTGATGGTGTTGCGATTTGCCTACGGCTCTCAGTGGGCTGCCGAGGGTATATTTACACTGTTTGCGGTGCTCTTTGTCTTTATCGGGACGCAGTTTATCGGAATGGGGCTTCTCGGTGAATACATCGGACGCATCTATGACGATGTTCGCAGAAGGCCTCGCTTTTTTATACATGAAATCCGCGGCAACTCCATCGATGATTGCGGCGACCTACCCTATTCTGGTCTCCATATGATGGTCGCAAGTCGAGCAAATCAACAACGTTGA